From a region of the Babylonia areolata isolate BAREFJ2019XMU chromosome 25, ASM4173473v1, whole genome shotgun sequence genome:
- the LOC143300006 gene encoding uncharacterized protein LOC143300006 yields MHPNKVNVAIGQTASVSSREVRNALTTGARCQACLAVDGLWNDTVDSTQDPLLFNVSSLHSNTGGNGSGCMRCDFADYGGWWQVDLGQNYTVSELTVYSDNPTSSLHDLHVQVDGHLCHVIDHVHHNLSTNVTSDGNGTHGNTLAVRCTQPLRGSVVRFSKPATPPGTTFSPDIHLCEVAVWACKAGYYGDACDLPCRGHCYDNTCDPVNGSCLGEVIAMTTRVTL; encoded by the exons ATGCACCCCAACAAAG TCAACGTGGCCATTGGTCAAACAGCCAGCGTCAGCAGCAGGGAAGTGCGGAACGCCCTGACCACAGGCGCCCGCTGCCAGGCCTGTCTGGCCGTCGATGGCCTGTGGAACGACACGGTGGATAGCACACAGGACCCGCTGCTGTTCAACGTCTCCTCCCTCCATTCAAACACAGG tggcaaTGGCAGTGGCTGCATGCGATGTGACTTTGCTGACTACGGAGGCTGGTGGCAGGTGGACCTCGGCCAGAACTACACCGTCTCGGAACTCACCGTCTACAGcg ACAACCCGACCAGTTCCTTGCACGACTTGCACGTGCAGGTGGACGGTCACCTGTGTCACGTCATAGACCACGTCCACCACAACCTGTCCACCAACGTTACGTCAGACGGAAACGGAACGCATGGGAACACGTTGGCCGTGCGGTGCACGCAGCCTCTGAGGGGCAGTGTGGTTCGATTCTCCAAACCAGCCACTCCTCCTGGCACGACCTTCTCGCCTGATATTCATCTGTGTGAGGTGGCGGTTTGGG CATGCAAAGCAGGTTACTATGGTGACGCATGCGACCTACCGTGCAGAGGTCATTGCTATGACAACACGTGTGACCCTGTGAATGGCAGTTGTCTTGGGG AGGTCATTGCCATGACAACACGTGTGACCCTGTGA
- the LOC143299492 gene encoding uncharacterized protein LOC143299492, with translation MGTTALQPLLLFVLLFCVTGVEAGEYCYTSGSSYWGGYSTTYCSYGCCGSSTYNQYCCGAEVGLIVGCVFAAIVGIAILVTLVCCCIKHQGHSGRVVNPAPATTRHGPGANVTVVYSGTSGQYPGAQPHPYGMQPMGGPQQPPAYKSVENPPPAYNYSDPAYPPPTAPTYPPPPGPAQPPPPGFGIPPSTAPPGTSMPQ, from the exons ATGGGAACTACTGCACTTCAGCCGCTTCTTCTGTTTGTGCTTCTCTTCTGTGTTactg GGGTTGAGGCAGGCGAGTACTGCTACACGTCTGGTTCCAGTTACTGGGGGGGTTACTCCACCACATACTGTAGCTATGGGTGCTGCGGTTCATCCACCTACAATCAGTACTGCTGTGGggcaga GGTGGGTCTGATCGTCGGCTGTGTTTTTGCCGCAATCGTGGGCATCGCCATCCTGGTGACCCTCGTGTGCTGCTGCATCAAGCATCAGGGTCACTCTGGCCGTGTCGTCAACCCGGCACCCGCAACCACAAGACACGGACCTGGCGCCAACGTCACTGTCGTGTattccg GAACCAGCGGTCAGTATCCGGGCGCCCAGCCTCACCCCTACGGCATGCAGCCCATGGGAGGACCCCAGCAGCCCCCGGCCTACAAGTCCGTCGAAAACCCTCCCCCAGCCTACAACTACTCTGACCCAGcctaccctccccccactgcccccacctaccccccaccccccggccccgcccagcccccacccccgggGTTCGgtatccccccctccaccgctcCGCCGGGCACCTCCATGCCTCAGTGA